The proteins below are encoded in one region of Aggregicoccus sp. 17bor-14:
- a CDS encoding NTP transferase domain-containing protein has translation MNAVAVILAAGEAKRMGHPKALIEHEGGRSFLQSLASTFGKAGCHVLGVVGKDADAVRAQHPALHLVDSPAWQEGPLASVKAGLSAALEEGADAVLLHPVDMPTLRATTLKSLLKSTPDGTGLRPEFEGAPGFPLILSRQGAQQLLAAQGTQLEPALAGLGLKRVTVKDPGVVVNINAPDIYERLFGSEPKLAPPPKRRARKGDAPAAQG, from the coding sequence ATGAACGCGGTTGCAGTCATCCTCGCAGCAGGCGAGGCGAAGCGGATGGGTCACCCCAAGGCGCTCATCGAGCACGAGGGCGGCCGCAGCTTCCTGCAGTCGCTCGCGTCGACGTTCGGCAAGGCCGGCTGTCACGTGCTCGGCGTGGTGGGCAAGGACGCGGACGCGGTGCGCGCCCAGCACCCGGCGCTGCACCTGGTGGACTCGCCCGCGTGGCAGGAGGGGCCGCTCGCGAGCGTCAAGGCGGGGCTGAGCGCGGCGCTCGAGGAGGGCGCGGACGCGGTGCTGCTGCACCCGGTGGACATGCCCACCCTGCGCGCCACCACGCTCAAGAGCCTGCTCAAGAGCACCCCGGACGGCACCGGCCTGCGGCCCGAGTTCGAGGGCGCCCCGGGCTTCCCGCTCATCCTCTCGCGCCAGGGCGCGCAGCAGCTGCTCGCGGCGCAGGGCACCCAGCTGGAGCCGGCGCTCGCGGGCCTGGGGCTCAAGCGCGTGACGGTGAAGGACCCCGGCGTGGTGGTGAACATCAACGCGCCGGACATCTACGAGCGGCTCTTCGGCAGCGAGCCGAAGCTGGCCCCGCCTCCCAAGCGCCGCGCGCGCAAGGGTGACGCCCCGGCGGCGCAGGGCTAG